From the genome of Xiphophorus hellerii strain 12219 chromosome 11, Xiphophorus_hellerii-4.1, whole genome shotgun sequence, one region includes:
- the LOC116728401 gene encoding flocculation protein FLO11-like isoform X3 has translation MTTTAASTTATQSNMTITAASTTATQSNMTTIAASTTATNSNMTTTAASTTATQSNMTTTAASPTATQSNMTTTAVSPTETQSNMTTAASSTTTSQSNITATTATTTDLKSNTPTTVTTTVSQSNIPTTPTATALTSNDPPTPTTTALTSNDPPTPTATALTSNGLTTPTATALTSNGLPTPTATALTSNGPTTPTTTALTSNNPTTPTATALTSNNPPTPTATVLTSNDPTTPTATALTSNGPTTPTTTALTSNGPTTPTATALTSNGPTTPTTTALTSNNPTTPTATALTSNNPPTPTATVLTSNDPTTPTATALTSNGPTTPTTTALTSNGPTTPTTTALTSNDPPTPTATALTSNDLTTPTSTALTSNNPPTPTATALTSNDPPTPTATALTSNDPTTPTATALTSNGPPTPSTTALTSNDLTTPTSTALTSNGLPTPTTTALASNNPPTPTATALTSNDPPTPTATALTSNDPTTPTATALTSNGPPTPSTTALTSNGPPTPTTTGLRSNGLPSPSTTALTSNDPPTPTATALTSNDPPTPTATALTSNDPTTPTATALTSNGPPTPSTTALTSNGPPTPTTTGLRSNGLPSPSTTALTSNDPPTPTATGLRSNGLTTPSTTALRSNTLITVTTITASRSNRPPTTTPSPILPSLITSMSTLLPYMTVSSQSSNPQAPPSGGSRRKRSVPQNSDSLTISSNDTALVFQGMEVSCSIKTEINQTKCTIMLALSHKIPSCGILQTLCAASKSSSDIHVVGNRIDEQNRLQNKCDGNLEEPNSCIYSGPLGASCVESGPAYVIPPINLTDCVTENSCNCSSYCIRSDAYYTFSISLQDPTMNSSSLSSLISILAQPPNCSITTNVTCQLLATVASEYRSASVDCEMTKLSCRVILGFAREVSICSVAEAVLNVFLLEEKIQYDGQVRRAAICGSAEINANSLNFQFSYNDSEKSPHDFCLEIKGSNLTCQTGENIVVHLKEQCVVPTTTSPNVTISPNMTSLNTTASPNVTSLNTTASPNVTSLNTTASPNETFSLNTTASPNETFSLNTTASPNVTSLNTTASPNETFSLNTTASPNETFSLNTTASPNVTSLNTTASPNETFSLNTTASPNVTSLNTTASPNETFSLNTTASPNETFSLNTTASPNETFSLNTTVSPNETFSLNTTASPNETFSLNTTASPNETFSLNTTASPNVTSLNATIPINSTIGPNVTVITNVTTVSSTLQPNNTLTPTTTPKTQQNTTWAPSVSTTAAGGKPSSNTTRSTTSGFVSVTTLVSSTGNGTAESQAKDLLALAQDVSKLTAAQIDQLVSQLEKLLSGPTVSKELGDISVNIVSNLLDASPDKLSSSSDRIIGIVDTVGLKLVIGATAENLMYPSLAVSVKPVDGANFQETVFSILDPNNVQVRGNPRLKRSALKDSSIPQGSITLPPSLTQNLTAEEQKLVSRLQFNFYQKSSVFKDVSLEQRKLNSGILGASVANLSIEGLKESVVIRLRNTEPVPANFVAVCVFWDFTFNKGLGGWNSDGCFVKETNDNETVCGCNHLTSFAILLDISRETVTSRVQATILTFITYIGCGLSAIFLSVTLLTYLAFGKLRKDIPSKILIQLCLALLLLNLVFLVDAWLALYPTAVGLCISTAWFLHYFLLVSFTWMGLEGVHMYYALVKVFNDNISHYMLKFSLVGWGVPMIVVIIVIAIDKNNYGLMSYGKFSDGTSDDFCWIRNDIAFYVAVVAYFGVIFIFNIIMFVVVLVQLHRIKKQNPHNNKHRSAVQDARSMIGITLLLGLTWGFAFFAWGPVNLAFMYLFAIFNSLQGFFIFVFHCAVKETVRRQWRTYLCCGNMRLPENSDWSRTTTQKTTKKSPLTSFTSSQSSRPSRSTFLPSTPSGQMNGIGNPLEDRIITADEEPRTDVVFNEINRQLRSRRGS, from the exons atgacaactactgctgcatcaactactgcaacacaaagcaacatgacaattactgctgcatcaactactgcaacacaaagtaacatGACAACTATTGCTGCGTCAACTACTGCAACAAatagcaacatgacaactactgctgcatcaactactgcaacacaaagcaacatgacaactactgctgcgTCACctactgcaacacaaagcaacatgacaactactgctgtGTCACCtactgaaacacaaagcaacatgacaactgcTGCTTCATCAACTACTACATCACAAAGTAACATTACAGCTACTACTGCAACAACTACAGACCTAAAAAGCAACACTCCAACCACAGTTACAACTACAGTGTCACAAAGCAACATTCCAACAACTCCAACAGCTACAGCACTAACAAGCAACGATCCGCCAACTCCAACAACTACAGCACTAACAAGCAACGATCCGCCAACTCCAACAGCTACAGCACTAACAAGCAATGGTCTGACAACTCCAACAGCTACAGCACTAACAAGCAACGGTCTGCCAACTCCAACAGCTACAGCACTAACAAGCAACGGTCCAACAACTCCAACAACTACAGCACTAACAAGCAACAATCCGACAACTCCAACAGCTACAGCACTAACAAGCAACAATCCGCCAACTCCAACAGCTACAGTACTAACAAGCAACGATCCAACAACTCCAACAGCTACAGCACTAACAAGCAACGGTCCGACAACTCCAACAACTACAGCACTAACAAGCAACGGTCCGACAACTCCAACAGCTACAGCACTAACAAGCAACGGTCCAACAACTCCAACAACTACAGCACTAACAAGCAACAATCCGACAACTCCAACAGCTACAGCACTAACAAGCAACAATCCGCCAACTCCAACAGCTACAGTACTAACAAGCAACGATCCAACAACTCCAACAGCTACAGCACTAACAAGCAACGGTCCGACAACTCCAACAACTACAGCACTAACAAGCAACGGTCCGACAACTCCAACAACTACAGCACTAACAAGCAACGATCCGCCAACTCCAACAGCTACAGCACTAACAAGCAACGATCTGACAACTCCAACATCTACAGCACTAACAAGCAACAATCCGCCAACTCCAACAGCTACAGCACTAACAAGCAACGATCCGCCAACTCCAACAGCTACAGCACTAACAAGCAACGATCCAACAACTCCAACAGCTACAGCACTAACAAGCAACGGTCCGCCAACTCCATCAACCACAGCACTAACAAGCAACGATCTGACAACTCCAACATCTACAGCACTAACAAGCAACGGTCTGCCAACTCCAACAACTACAGCACTAGCAAGCAACAATCCGCCAACTCCAACAGCTACAGCACTAACAAGCAACGATCCGCCAACTCCAACAGCTACAGCACTAACAAGCAACGATCCAACAACTCCAACAGCTACAGCACTAACAAGCAACGGTCCGCCAACTCCATCAACCACAGCACTAACAAGCAACGGTCCGCCAACTCCAACAACTACAGGTCTAAGAAGCAACGGTTTGCCAAGTCCATCAACTACAGCACTAACAAGCAACGATCCGCCAACTCCAACAGCTACAGCACTAACAAGCAACGATCCGCCAACTCCAACAGCTACAGCACTAACAAGCAACGATCCAACAACTCCAACAGCTACAGCACTAACAAGCAACGGTCCGCCAACTCCATCAACCACAGCACTAACAAGCAACGGTCCGCCAACTCCAACAACTACAGGTCTAAGAAGCAACGGTTTGCCAAGTCCATCAACTACAGCACTAACAAGCAACGATCCGCCAACTCCAACAGCTACAGGTCTAAGAAGCAACGGTTTGACAACTCCATCAACTACAGCACTAAGAAGCAACACTCTAATCACAGTTACAACAATTACAGCATCACGAAGCAACAGACCACCCACAACTACACCAAGTCCCATTTTGCCATCTTTGATCACCAGCATGTCAACTTTATTGCCATACATGACTGTGTCATCGCAGTCATCGAATCCTCAAGCCCCGCCTTCAGGAGGTTCAAGGAGGAAGCGTTCCGTCCCCCAGAACAGCGACAGTTTGACGATAAGCAG caatGACACAGCTTTGGTTTTTCAA GGAATGGAAGTGTCCTGCtctataaaaactgaaataaa TCAGACCAAGTGCACCATCATGCTTGCGCTGAGTCACAAAATACCATCATGCGGTATCCTCCAAACACTCTGTGCAGCCAGCAAAAGTTCCTCTGACATCCATGTGGTGGGAAACAGGATAGATGAACAGA ATCGGCTTCAAAACAAGTGCGATGGTAACTTAGAGGAGccaaacagctgcatttattctGGTCCGCTGGGTGCCTCATG TGTGGAGTCTGGGCCTGCATATGTCATTCCACCAATAAACCTAACAGACTGTGTGACAG AGAACAGTTGTAACTGCTCTTCCTACTGCATCAGATCTG atgcGTACTACACGTTTTCCATTTCACTACAAGATCCAACAATGAACTCTTCATCTCTTTCATCTCTG ATTTCAATCCTGGCACAACCACCTAACTGCTCCATCACTACAAa TGTTACATGTCAATTATTGGCCACGGTTGCATCTGAGTACAGG AGTGCCAGTGTGGACTGTGAAATGACAAA GCTGAGTTGCAGAGTGATATTAGGTTTTGCACGGGAAGTCTCCATTTGTTCAGTAGCAGaagctgttttaaatgtttttctacttGAAGAAAAGATCCAGTATGACGGGCAAGTGAGACGAGCAG caATTTGTGGAAGCGCAGAAATTAATGCCAACTCACTCAACTTCCAGTTCAGTTATAATGATAGTGAGAAAAGCCCACATGACTTTTGTCTCGAAATAAAGGGATCTAACCTCACATG CCAAACTGGAGAAAATATTGTTGTACATTTGAAAGAACAATGTGTTGTACCTACCACAACTAGCCCAAATGTGACAATTAGTCCCAACATGACTAGCCTAAATACAACAGCTAGCCCAAATGTGACTAGCCTAAATACAACAGCTAGCCCAA ATGTGACTAGCCTAAATACAACAGCTAGCCCAAATGAGACATTTAGCCTAAATACAACAGCTAGCCCAAATGAGACATTTAGCCTAAATACGACAGCTAGCCCAAATGTGACTAGCCTAAATACAACAGCTAGCCCAAATGAGACATTTAGCCTAAATACAACAGCTAGCCCAAATGAGACATTTAGCCTAAATACGACAGCTAGCCCAAATGTGACTAGCCTAAATACAACAGCTAGCCCAAATGAGACATTTAGCCTAAATACGACAGCTAGCCCAAATGTGACTAGCCTAAATACAACAGCTAGCCCAAATGAGACATTTAGCCTAAATACGACAGCTAGCCCAAATGAGACATTTAGCCTAAATACGACAGCTAGCCCAAATGAGACATTTAGCCTAAATACGACAGTTAGCCCAAATGAGACATTTAGCCTAAATACGACAGCTAGCCCAAATGAGACATTTAGCCTAAATACGACAGCTAGCCCAAATGAGACATTTAGCCTAAATACAACAGCTAGCCCAAACGTAACTAGCCTAAATGCCACAATTCCTATAAACTCTACAATTGGCCCAAATGTGACAGTCATTACGAATGTGACAACAGTGAGTTCAACATTACAACCAAACAACACATTGACTCCAACAACAAccccaaaaacacaacagaacacAACATGGGCCCCATCAGTGTCCAcaactgctgctggaggaaaaccGTCATCAAACACAACTAGAAGCACAACAAGTGGATTTGTTTCTGTGACCACCTTAGTGAGTTCAACAGGAAATGGAACAG CTGAAAGCCAAGCCAAAGACCTCCTTGCACTGGCTCAAGACGTGTCAAAACTGACCGCAGCGCAGATAGATCAGCTGGTGTCACAGCTAGAGAAGCTTCTGTCAGGCCCGACTGTCAGCAAGGAACTGGGAGACATCTCCGTCAACATTGTCAGCAATCTGTTGGATGCTTCACCTGACAAGCTGTCGAGCTCCTCTGACAG GATTATTGGGATTGTTGACACGGTGGGGTTAAAGCTGGTGATTGGAGCCACCGCTGAGAACCTGATGTACCCTTCTTTGGCTGTCTCTGTGAAACCAGTAGATGGCGCCAACTTCCAGGAGACTGTTTTTTCCATCTTAGATCCAAATAATGTTCAG GTTCGGGGGAATCCAAGGTTGAAAAGGAGCGCTTTAAAGGACTCCTCCATCCCTCAGGGCTCCATTactcttcctccctccctcacTCAAAATCTAACTGCTGAGGAACAAAAGCTGGTCTCCAGGCTTCAGTTCAATTTCTACCAGAAGAGCTCAGTCTTTAAG GATGTCTCATTAGAACAACGGAAACTTAACAGTGGGATCTTGGGAGCAAGCGTGGCCAATCTGTCAATCGAAGGATTAAAGGAAAGTGTTGTAATTCGCCTGAGAAACACAGAACCTGTTCCA GCTAATTTTGTGGCAGTGTGTGTTTTCTGGGACTTTACATTTAACA AAGGTTTAGGTGGCTGGAACTCAGATGGCTGCTTTGTCAAAGAAACCAACGACAATGAGACAGTTTGTGGCTGCAACCATTTAACCAGCTTTGCTATTTTACTG GACATCTCCAGAGAGACTGTTACCAGTCGTGTTCAGGCCACcatcctcaccttcatcacatATATAGGTTGTGGACTTTCTGCCATCTTCCTGTCCGTAACTCTCCTCACTTACTTGGCATTTGG AAAGCTGCGTAAAGACATCCCATCCAAAATTCTGATCCAGCTTTGCCTGGCTCTTCTGCTGCTCAACCTGGTGTTCCTGGTGGACGCCTGGCTGGCGCTTTATCCCACAGCCGTGGGCCTCTGCATTTCCACGGCCTGGTTCCTTCACTACTTCCTACTGGTTTCCTTCACCTGGATGGGGCTCGAGGGCGTCCACATGTACTACGCACTTGTGAAAGTCTTCAATGACAACATATCCCACTACATGCTGAAGTTCTCGCTGGTGGGCTGGGGAGTCCCAATGATAGTGGTCATCATTGTGATCGCGATTGACAAAAACAACTACGGCCTCATGTCCTATGGAAAGTTTTCAGATGGCACGAGTGATGACTT CTGCTGGATAAGAAACGACATCGCCTTCTATGTGGCAGTCGTGGCCTATTTCGGTGTGATTTTCATCTTCAACATAATCATGTTTGTTGTGGTCTTAGTCCAGTTGCACcggataaaaaaacagaatcctCATAACAACAAGCACCGCAGCGCAGTGCAGGACGCACGCAGCATGATCGGGATCACCCTCCTCCTAGGTCTCACGTGGGGATTTGCCTTTTTTGCGTGGGGTCCTGTTAATCTGGCATTTATGTACCTCTTTGCCATCTTTAATTCTCTGCAAG GATTCTTCATATTTGTGTTCCACTGTGCGGTGAAAGAAACCGTCAGAAGGCAGTGGAGGACCTACCTATGCTGCGGCAACATGAGACTCCCAGAAAACTCAG ATTGGAGTCGCACTACAAcacagaaaaccacaaagaagtcTCCACTGACCTCCTTTACATCCTCACAAAGCAGTCGGCCATCTAGGTCTACTTTTCTGCCCAGTACGCCATCAGGCCAGATGAACGGCATTG GAAATCCACTTGAAGACAGAATAATTACAGCTGACGAGGAACCGAGGACAGATGTGGTTTTCAACGAGATCAACAGACAGCTCCGGAGTCGACGGGGGTCCTGA